The Lycium barbarum isolate Lr01 chromosome 12, ASM1917538v2, whole genome shotgun sequence genome includes a region encoding these proteins:
- the LOC132623536 gene encoding caffeoyl-CoA O-methyltransferase 3, with product MASNGENGRHQEVGHKSLLQSDALYQYILETSVYPREPEAMKELREITAKHPWNIMTTSADEGQFLSMLLKLINAKNTMEIGVFTGYSLLATAMALPDDGKILAMDINRENYEIGLPVIEKAGLAHKIEFKEGPALPVLDQMIEDGKYHGSYDFIFVDADKDNYLNYHKRLIDLVKVGGLIGYDNTLWNGSVVAPPDAPLRKYVRYYRDFVLELNKALAADSRIEICQLPVGDGITLCRRIS from the exons ATGGCAAGCAATGGAGAAAATGGAAGACACCAAGAAGTTGGACACAAGAGTCTCTTGCAAAGTGATGCACTTTATCAG TACATTCTTGAAACAAGTGTGTATCCAAGAGAACCTGAAGCCATGAAAGAGCTCAGAGAGATTACTGCAAAACACCCTTG GAACATCATGACCACCTCTGCTGATGAAGGGCAATTCTTGAGCATGCTTCTTAAACTCATAAATGCCAAGAACACTATGGAGATTGGTGTTTTTACTGGTTACTCTCTTCTTGCTACTGCCATGGCTCTTCCTGATGATGGCAAG ATTTTAGCAATGGATATCAACCGGGAAAATTATGAGATCGGTCTTCCAGTTATTGAAAAAGCTGGACTAGCTCACAAAATTGAATTCAAAGAAGGCCCTGCACTTCCTGTTCTTGATCAAATGATTGAAGAC GGCAAATATCATGGATCATATGATTTCATATTTGTGGACGCTGACAAGGACAATTACTTGAACTATCACAAGAGATTAATCGACTTGGTCAAGGTTGGTGGACTAATTGGCTATGACAACACCCTATGGAATGGATCAGTAGTGGCACCACCTGATGCACCCCTAAGGAAATATGTTAGGTATTATAGAGATTTCGTATTGGAACTCAACAAGGCCTTGGCTGCTGATTCCAGAATCGAAATTTGCCAACTTCCTGTTGGAGATGGCATCACCCTTTGCCGTCGCATCAGTTAA